One window of the Eucalyptus grandis isolate ANBG69807.140 chromosome 8, ASM1654582v1, whole genome shotgun sequence genome contains the following:
- the LOC120286731 gene encoding coiled-coil domain-containing protein 12-like encodes MGEEDDSIEQAVAARRERLRALRAAQELLNAPSEDSAAQADGKSDGENENDENDEDDAQEENPSMKFRNYVPHDKQLQEGKVAPPVLPKFEDPVATEPPPAEKKDPFINIAPKKPNWDLRRDVQKKLDKLERRTQKAMYKIVQEQEKQKEKAEEDGENGASE; translated from the exons ATGGGTGAGGAAGATGACTCGATCGAGCAAGCCGTCGCCGCGAGGAGAGAGAGGCTGAGAGCTCTCAGAGCTGCTCAGGAGCTGCTTAATGCTCCCAGCGAGGATTCTGCTGCTCAGGCTGATGGTAAGTCGGATGGCGAGAATGAGAATGATGAGAATGATGAGGATGACGCCCAAGAGGA AAACCCTAGCATGAAATTCCGAAACTATGTTCCTCATGATAAGCAACTTCAGGAGGGAAAGGTTGCACCACCTGTTCTACCAAAATTTGAAGATCCTGTTGCAACAGAACCTCCTCCAGCTGAAAAGAAG GACCCATTTATAAACATTGCTCCCAAAAAACCTAACTGGGACTTAAGGAGAGATGTCCAGAAGAAGCTCGATAAGCTTGAAAGACGCACACAGAAGGCAATGTATAAGATTGTTC AGGAGCAGGAGAAGCAAAAggagaaggctgaagaagatggTGAAAACGGAGCTAGCGAATAG